In Streptomyces longhuiensis, the following proteins share a genomic window:
- the mltG gene encoding endolytic transglycosylase MltG — protein sequence MTEYGRGPGSEPWHPEDPLYGDQGWGQQAADGQPAYGGQGQYHPQQPQQHPQSHQQQPQQYGGEWGTGQHDQYGQQQYGGGQPQGGGQQYGGQSQGGGWDTGQHGHVPYNADPVDPYGGQQQPVAYGGEQPDLYGTPDAYPPPEPPGRRGAAAEPETNWDPGPDQGEHAFFAGGGDDGDDDYDDPRDRGSRRGRGGKKPKKRRSGCACLVLTVIFAGGVGGVGYFGYQFYQNRFGSAPDYAGSGNGEPVSVDIPKGAGGYVIGQRLKDAGVIKSVDAFVSAQEQNPRGKSIQDGGYTLEKEMSAESAVEMMLSPSSRNNLIIAEGRRNVWVYEQIDKRLGIAKGTTQKVAKKDYKKLGLPSWAMNEPNVKDPLEGFLYPSSYGVAKGAKPEAVLKQMVSRATETYESYGVEKKAKSLGLDSPWQLITVASLAQAEGTSHDDFRKMAEVVYNRLKPGNEQTNGMLEFDSTYNYVKNQSKIDLSLTALRKYDNRYNTYYYKGLPPGPIGNPGEQALKGAIDPTSDGWYYFISMDGKTSEFTKTNEDHQKLVDKWNASRKN from the coding sequence ATGACTGAGTATGGCCGGGGCCCTGGCTCCGAACCGTGGCACCCCGAGGACCCGCTGTACGGGGACCAGGGGTGGGGGCAGCAGGCCGCCGACGGCCAGCCTGCCTACGGCGGCCAGGGGCAGTACCACCCTCAGCAGCCGCAGCAGCATCCTCAGTCCCACCAGCAGCAGCCGCAGCAGTACGGCGGCGAGTGGGGCACCGGTCAGCACGACCAGTACGGCCAGCAGCAGTACGGAGGCGGCCAGCCGCAGGGTGGCGGTCAGCAGTACGGCGGCCAGTCGCAGGGTGGCGGCTGGGACACCGGTCAGCACGGGCATGTCCCGTACAACGCCGACCCGGTGGACCCGTACGGCGGTCAGCAGCAGCCTGTCGCGTACGGCGGTGAGCAGCCGGATCTCTACGGCACCCCCGACGCGTACCCGCCGCCGGAGCCGCCCGGCCGCCGCGGGGCCGCCGCGGAGCCGGAGACGAACTGGGACCCGGGCCCCGACCAGGGTGAGCACGCGTTCTTCGCCGGTGGCGGCGATGACGGCGACGACGACTACGACGACCCGCGCGACCGGGGCAGCCGCCGCGGCCGCGGCGGCAAGAAGCCGAAGAAGCGGCGCAGCGGATGCGCCTGCCTGGTCCTCACCGTGATCTTCGCGGGCGGCGTCGGCGGTGTCGGCTATTTCGGCTATCAGTTCTATCAAAACCGTTTCGGATCGGCGCCGGATTACGCGGGGTCCGGAAACGGCGAACCCGTTTCCGTGGACATTCCCAAGGGCGCGGGCGGCTATGTCATCGGCCAGCGCCTGAAGGACGCGGGCGTCATCAAGAGCGTGGACGCCTTCGTCTCGGCCCAGGAGCAGAATCCGCGGGGCAAGTCCATTCAGGACGGCGGATACACGCTCGAGAAGGAAATGTCGGCCGAAAGCGCGGTCGAGATGATGCTCAGTCCGAGCAGCCGGAACAACCTGATCATCGCCGAGGGCCGCCGCAACGTGTGGGTCTACGAGCAGATCGACAAGCGGCTCGGCATCGCCAAGGGGACCACGCAAAAGGTCGCGAAGAAGGACTACAAGAAGCTCGGACTGCCCTCCTGGGCCATGAACGAGCCGAATGTGAAGGACCCGCTGGAAGGGTTCCTCTACCCGTCCAGCTACGGCGTCGCCAAGGGTGCAAAGCCCGAGGCGGTCCTGAAGCAGATGGTGTCGCGGGCGACCGAGACGTACGAGTCCTACGGCGTCGAGAAGAAGGCCAAGAGCCTTGGCCTCGACAGCCCGTGGCAGCTGATCACGGTGGCGAGCCTCGCGCAGGCCGAGGGCACCAGCCATGACGACTTCCGCAAGATGGCCGAGGTCGTCTACAACCGCCTCAAGCCCGGCAACGAGCAGACGAACGGAATGCTGGAGTTCGACTCCACGTACAACTACGTCAAGAACCAGAGCAAGATCGACCTGAGTCTCACCGCGCTGCGCAAGTACGACAACCGCTACAACACGTACTACTACAAGGGCCTGCCGCCCGGGCCGATCGGAAACCCGGGTGAGCAAGCTCTGAAGGGCGCCATCGACCCGACCAGCGACGGCTGGTACTACTTCATCTCGATGGACGGCAAGACCAGCGAATTCACCAAGACGAACGAGGACCACCAGAAGCTGGTCGACAAGTGGAACGCGTCGAGGAAGAACTGA
- the ruvX gene encoding Holliday junction resolvase RuvX, which produces MRRGRRLAIDVGDARIGVASCDPDGILATPVETVPGRDVPAAHRRLRQLVEEYEPIEVVVGLPRSLKGGEGPAAVKVRAFAQELAGGIAPVGVRLVDERMTTVTASQGLRASGVKSKKGRSVIDQAAAVIILQQALESERASGKAPGEGVEVGI; this is translated from the coding sequence ATGAGACGCGGCCGACGGCTCGCGATCGACGTCGGGGACGCCCGGATCGGGGTCGCCTCGTGCGACCCCGACGGGATCCTCGCCACCCCGGTGGAGACCGTGCCGGGACGCGATGTCCCGGCCGCCCACCGGCGGTTGCGGCAACTCGTGGAGGAGTACGAGCCGATCGAGGTCGTCGTCGGACTCCCTCGCTCCCTCAAGGGGGGCGAGGGGCCGGCCGCGGTCAAGGTCCGCGCGTTCGCCCAGGAGCTGGCCGGCGGGATCGCCCCCGTCGGCGTGCGGCTCGTGGACGAGAGGATGACCACAGTGACGGCCAGTCAAGGGCTGCGCGCCTCGGGCGTGAAGTCCAAAAAGGGCCGGTCTGTCATCGACCAGGCGGCCGCCGTCATCATCCTCCAGCAGGCGCTGGAGTCCGAACGGGCGTCAGGTAAAGCTCCGGGCGAGGGCGTCGAAGTGGGCATCTGA
- the alaS gene encoding alanine--tRNA ligase, producing the protein MESAEIRRRWLSFFEERGHKVVPSASLIADDPTLLLVPAGMVPFKPYFLGEVKPPAPRATSVQKCVRTPDIEEVGKTTRHGTFFQMCGNFSFGDYFKEGAIKYAWELLTSSVADGGYGLDPEKLWITVYLDDDEAERIWHEVVGVPKERIQRLGKKDNFWSMGVPGPCGPCSEINYDRGPEFGVEGGPAVNDERYVEIWNLVFMQYERGVGIGKEDFEILGDLPSQNIDTGLGLERLAMILQGVQNMYETDTLRVVMDKATELTGVQYGDKHDTDVSMRVVADHMRTSVMLIGDGVTPGNEGRGYVLRRIMRRAIRNMRLMGATGPVVKDLVDVVIDTMGQQYPELITDRKRIETVALAEEAAFLKALKGGTNILDTAVTETKAAGGTVLAGDKAFLLHDTWGFPIDLTLEMAAEQGLSVDEDGFRRLMKEQRERAKADAQAKKTGHANVGAYREIADAAGATDFIGYTSTEGESTIVGLLVNGVSSPAASEGDEVEVVLDRTPFYAEGGGQIGDTGRIKLDNGAVIEIRDCQKPVPGVYVHKGVVQVGEVTVGAPAQAVIDVARRRSIARAHSATHLTHQALRDALGPTAAQAGSENQPGRFRFDFGSPSAVPTAVMTDVEQKINEVLSRELDVQAEVMSIDDAKKQGAIAEFGEKYGERVRVVTIGDFSKELCGGTHVHNTAQLGLVKLLGESSIGSGVRRIEALVGVDAYNFLAREHTVVAQLQELVKGRSEELPEKVSAMLGKLKDAEKEIEKFRAEKVLQAAAGLAAGATDVRGVALVTGQVPDGTGADDLRKLVLDVRGRIQGGRPAVVALFTTVNGKPLTVIATNEAARERGLKAGDLVRTAAKTLGGGGGGKPDVAQGGGQNPAAIGDAVASVERLVGETA; encoded by the coding sequence ATGGAGTCGGCTGAAATCCGCCGCCGCTGGCTGAGCTTCTTCGAGGAGCGTGGCCACAAGGTCGTGCCCTCGGCGTCGCTCATCGCGGACGACCCGACTCTGCTGCTCGTCCCCGCGGGCATGGTCCCGTTCAAGCCGTACTTCCTCGGCGAGGTCAAGCCGCCCGCCCCGCGCGCCACATCGGTGCAGAAGTGCGTGCGCACGCCGGACATCGAAGAGGTCGGCAAGACCACGCGCCACGGCACGTTCTTCCAGATGTGCGGCAACTTCTCCTTCGGCGACTACTTCAAGGAAGGCGCCATCAAGTACGCCTGGGAGCTGCTCACCAGCTCCGTGGCGGACGGTGGTTACGGCCTCGACCCGGAGAAGCTCTGGATCACCGTCTACCTCGACGACGACGAGGCCGAGCGCATCTGGCACGAGGTCGTCGGCGTGCCCAAGGAGCGCATCCAGCGCCTGGGGAAGAAGGACAACTTCTGGTCCATGGGCGTCCCCGGCCCCTGTGGCCCGTGTTCCGAGATCAACTACGACCGCGGCCCCGAGTTCGGCGTCGAGGGCGGCCCGGCCGTCAACGACGAGCGGTACGTGGAGATCTGGAACCTGGTCTTCATGCAGTACGAGCGCGGCGTCGGCATCGGCAAGGAGGACTTCGAGATCCTCGGCGACCTGCCGTCGCAGAACATCGACACGGGTCTCGGCCTCGAGCGTCTCGCCATGATCCTGCAGGGCGTACAGAACATGTACGAGACGGACACCCTGCGCGTCGTCATGGACAAGGCCACCGAACTCACCGGCGTCCAGTACGGCGACAAGCACGACACCGACGTCTCGATGCGTGTGGTCGCCGACCACATGCGCACCTCCGTGATGCTCATCGGTGACGGCGTCACCCCCGGCAACGAGGGCCGTGGCTACGTCCTGCGCCGCATCATGCGCCGCGCCATCCGCAACATGCGTCTCATGGGCGCCACCGGACCGGTCGTCAAGGACCTTGTCGACGTCGTGATCGACACGATGGGCCAGCAGTACCCGGAGCTCATCACCGACCGCAAGCGCATCGAGACCGTCGCCCTCGCCGAAGAGGCCGCCTTCCTCAAGGCCCTCAAGGGCGGCACCAACATCCTCGACACCGCCGTCACCGAGACCAAGGCCGCGGGCGGCACGGTCCTCGCCGGCGACAAGGCGTTCCTGCTCCACGACACCTGGGGCTTCCCGATCGACCTCACCCTGGAGATGGCCGCCGAGCAGGGCCTGTCCGTGGACGAGGACGGCTTCCGGCGCCTGATGAAGGAGCAGCGGGAGCGCGCCAAGGCCGACGCCCAGGCCAAGAAGACCGGCCACGCCAACGTCGGCGCCTACCGTGAGATCGCGGACGCCGCCGGTGCCACGGACTTCATCGGCTACACGTCGACCGAGGGCGAGTCCACGATCGTCGGCCTGCTGGTCAATGGCGTCTCCTCTCCGGCCGCCTCCGAGGGCGACGAGGTCGAGGTCGTCCTCGACCGCACCCCCTTCTACGCCGAGGGCGGCGGCCAGATCGGCGACACCGGCCGCATCAAGCTGGACAACGGCGCGGTGATCGAGATCCGTGACTGCCAGAAGCCGGTCCCCGGCGTCTACGTCCACAAGGGCGTCGTCCAGGTCGGCGAGGTCACCGTCGGCGCCCCGGCCCAGGCCGTCATCGACGTGGCCCGCCGCCGCTCCATCGCCCGCGCCCACTCCGCCACGCACCTCACGCACCAGGCGCTGCGCGACGCCCTCGGCCCGACGGCCGCCCAGGCCGGTTCGGAGAACCAGCCCGGCCGTTTCCGCTTCGACTTCGGTTCGCCGTCCGCCGTGCCCACGGCCGTGATGACGGACGTCGAGCAGAAGATCAACGAGGTCCTCTCGCGCGAACTCGACGTGCAGGCCGAGGTCATGTCGATCGACGACGCCAAGAAGCAGGGCGCCATCGCCGAGTTCGGCGAGAAGTACGGCGAGCGCGTCCGCGTCGTCACGATCGGTGACTTCTCCAAGGAGCTCTGCGGCGGCACGCACGTGCACAACACCGCCCAGCTCGGTCTGGTGAAGCTGCTCGGCGAGTCCTCCATCGGCTCGGGCGTGCGCCGTATCGAGGCCCTGGTCGGCGTCGACGCGTACAACTTCCTCGCCCGCGAGCACACGGTCGTCGCCCAGCTCCAGGAGCTGGTCAAGGGCCGCTCCGAGGAACTGCCGGAGAAGGTCTCGGCGATGCTCGGCAAGCTGAAGGATGCCGAGAAGGAGATCGAGAAGTTCCGCGCGGAGAAGGTCCTCCAGGCCGCCGCCGGTCTCGCCGCGGGCGCCACCGACGTGCGCGGGGTCGCCCTGGTCACCGGCCAGGTCCCGGACGGCACCGGCGCCGACGACCTGCGCAAGCTGGTTCTCGACGTACGCGGCCGCATCCAGGGCGGACGCCCCGCCGTGGTGGCCCTGTTCACGACGGTCAACGGCAAGCCGCTGACGGTCATCGCCACGAACGAGGCCGCTCGTGAGCGCGGTCTGAAGGCCGGTGACCTGGTCCGCACGGCCGCCAAGACCCTCGGCGGCGGCGGTGGCGGCAAGCCGGACGTCGCCCAGGGCGGCGGCCAGAACCCGGCCGCCATCGGTGACGCCGTGGCCTCCGTCGAGCGACTCGTCGGGGAAACCGCCTGA